From Pseudoalteromonas viridis, the proteins below share one genomic window:
- a CDS encoding NAD(P)-binding protein: MKQAVVVGGGVCGLVAAYLLSKHFEQVILIEQSERCGGLLNSVHDASGIYYDQGTHIPNPTGVDELDDFLFSLPTQAPDFNWINIPELRTGNYFRGQWDLETQTIDARKLPVHLYHQGVGQLMSCTSEPGGQDIKSYCEDFIGELFFEHLVKPVIDKLYGEQEDYESLTARNSVNYFGATRLLALDPTTTAQLKQLPIFDMKLGYHSRQAYQERLAQDNIPEPHYLYPDSEKGVQAWVDLLVNKIEKAGVRIVTGQQITAMNQEGNRISQVSLGEQEVLDCDFIYWSAPPVFALKLLGDYTSTSRPRFRTANIFHYTFDKPISNTQSHYLWVWDPETPIFRITLYGNINSARANSLSAEVLSDKEEAVSIGDEQILADLIKMGLIDASARVVSNTRQIIHHTFPVPTFDFQQNVTSQYEQLHQQADNLVISGRFSGHYWLLNDILNNTYESINALFGKQ, from the coding sequence ATGAAGCAAGCAGTAGTAGTGGGTGGTGGGGTATGTGGTCTGGTGGCCGCTTACTTACTGAGCAAGCACTTCGAACAAGTCATTTTGATTGAACAATCTGAGCGTTGTGGTGGATTACTTAATTCGGTGCACGATGCGTCAGGGATTTATTATGACCAAGGAACCCATATTCCAAACCCAACCGGTGTTGATGAACTGGATGACTTTTTGTTTTCTTTGCCAACACAAGCGCCAGATTTTAATTGGATAAATATTCCTGAATTGCGCACAGGCAACTACTTTAGGGGTCAATGGGATTTGGAGACGCAAACGATTGACGCTAGAAAGCTGCCGGTTCACTTGTACCATCAGGGCGTCGGTCAGTTGATGTCGTGCACTTCAGAGCCTGGTGGTCAGGATATCAAAAGCTACTGTGAGGACTTTATTGGGGAGCTGTTTTTTGAGCACTTGGTAAAACCCGTTATTGATAAGCTATATGGGGAACAGGAGGACTATGAATCTCTGACTGCGAGAAACAGCGTTAATTATTTTGGTGCTACCCGTTTACTGGCATTGGATCCCACAACGACTGCACAGCTTAAGCAACTGCCGATATTTGATATGAAACTTGGGTATCACAGCCGACAAGCCTATCAGGAAAGGTTAGCGCAGGATAATATACCAGAGCCCCATTACCTTTATCCTGACAGTGAAAAAGGTGTACAGGCTTGGGTGGACCTATTGGTCAATAAAATAGAAAAAGCTGGAGTACGTATTGTTACCGGGCAGCAAATAACCGCGATGAACCAAGAAGGTAATAGAATCTCGCAGGTAAGCCTTGGAGAGCAAGAAGTACTGGATTGTGACTTTATTTACTGGAGTGCTCCGCCGGTATTCGCTTTAAAATTGTTAGGTGACTATACCAGCACAAGCAGGCCCAGATTTAGAACAGCGAATATTTTTCATTACACGTTTGACAAGCCAATTAGCAATACGCAATCACATTACTTATGGGTGTGGGATCCAGAGACACCGATATTCCGAATTACACTGTACGGTAATATCAACTCAGCCAGAGCAAATTCTCTCTCTGCTGAAGTGCTGAGTGATAAAGAGGAAGCTGTTTCGATAGGTGACGAGCAGATCTTGGCCGATCTTATCAAAATGGGGTTGATAGATGCGTCTGCACGTGTTGTCTCTAATACGCGGCAAATAATCCACCATACTTTCCCTGTGCCCACGTTTGACTTTCAACAGAATGTTACCAGCCAATATGAGCAGCTGCACCAGCAAGCAGACAACCTGGTCATATCAGGCAGGTTTAGTGGTCACTATTGGTTACTAAACGATATATTGAACAATACATATGAGAGCATTAATGCCCTGTTTGGTAAACAGTGA
- a CDS encoding methyltransferase domain-containing protein, with protein MSKLELRKQAWHQQATSEDEKQQVGRLVDDEAWSKLVNNVNTSLELTGKQTILDVGCGNGYLLSQLNVDKTSMYGVDFAENMVVEAKKRLIASQVCQSEAHIIPFDCRFERILCYSIFHYFPSLEYAEHVIEEFIRVAKPGAIILLGDLLDKQFEQQIKEGSDMNIEKQLPIIHRYSQWLFIDIEGLSRQLLKHSAISSVEILTQPEEFKLSWYRKDMKICLV; from the coding sequence ATGTCAAAACTTGAACTCAGAAAGCAGGCATGGCATCAACAGGCAACCAGCGAAGACGAAAAGCAGCAAGTAGGGCGTTTGGTCGACGATGAAGCGTGGTCAAAGTTGGTCAATAATGTAAATACCAGCCTGGAGTTGACGGGCAAGCAGACGATATTAGATGTTGGTTGCGGGAATGGCTATTTACTGTCACAGCTTAATGTCGATAAAACATCAATGTATGGTGTGGACTTTGCTGAAAATATGGTAGTAGAAGCGAAAAAGCGCCTGATAGCTTCGCAAGTATGTCAAAGTGAAGCACATATTATCCCCTTTGATTGCCGTTTTGAGCGCATCCTTTGTTATAGCATTTTTCATTACTTTCCTTCGCTGGAGTATGCTGAGCATGTTATCGAAGAGTTCATTCGGGTTGCAAAACCTGGTGCCATCATTCTGCTCGGCGATTTGTTGGACAAGCAATTTGAACAGCAGATAAAAGAAGGGAGTGACATGAACATTGAGAAGCAGCTCCCCATAATTCATCGATACTCACAATGGCTGTTCATTGATATCGAGGGGCTGTCAAGGCAACTACTTAAGCATAGTGCTATTTCATCGGTAGAAATACTTACTCAACCAGAAGAGTTTAAGCTCTCGTGGTATAGGAAGGATATGAAAATTTGTTTAGTGTGA
- a CDS encoding DegT/DnrJ/EryC1/StrS family aminotransferase yields the protein MTLSRYFGMPDVLLTSSGSAAIIVALKANEIPQGSEVIIPASCCPIVLFTLQLAGYKPVLADVEVATLNCSAANIAARLNDKTGAILAVHGYGGPCDIEAIMQLGKLHGVTVIEDACLAYGGMLNGIPLGGIADTTVLSFGYDKPIAFGYGGAVLFRDQGAATRALAYLNENTLLRFCQHQDVSVLHELFLQLPEFTQQRLENILLVKQTINTPLFSHPEAQPDTPFWRYPLLMTIDRRDDFINYARQREMVFTTHYQSLGALMTMSDVDNADFIAKRVINLFVRAETRPQQLLDMIDIVNEYRYES from the coding sequence GTGACCTTATCTCGATATTTTGGCATGCCTGATGTGCTGCTAACCAGTTCAGGTAGCGCAGCTATTATAGTGGCACTGAAAGCGAATGAAATACCCCAAGGCAGTGAGGTTATTATCCCTGCTAGTTGCTGCCCAATTGTACTTTTTACTTTGCAATTAGCTGGCTACAAACCTGTTTTAGCGGATGTAGAGGTAGCGACTCTGAATTGCAGTGCAGCCAATATAGCTGCACGGCTAAACGATAAAACTGGCGCCATCCTTGCTGTTCACGGATATGGTGGACCTTGTGACATTGAAGCGATTATGCAGCTTGGCAAGCTGCATGGCGTCACTGTGATTGAAGACGCCTGTCTTGCTTATGGAGGCATGCTCAATGGAATACCACTTGGTGGGATAGCCGATACAACGGTACTTAGTTTTGGGTATGACAAACCGATTGCATTTGGGTATGGCGGTGCCGTATTGTTTCGGGATCAAGGCGCAGCGACGCGGGCGCTGGCATATTTGAATGAAAATACCCTGCTCCGATTTTGTCAGCATCAGGATGTAAGTGTATTACATGAGTTGTTTTTACAGCTACCTGAATTTACCCAGCAGCGGCTTGAGAACATATTATTGGTGAAACAGACGATAAACACCCCCTTGTTTAGCCACCCCGAAGCGCAGCCTGATACACCTTTCTGGCGTTACCCTCTGCTAATGACCATAGATAGGAGAGATGATTTCATTAACTATGCGCGCCAACGCGAAATGGTTTTCACAACTCACTATCAGAGTTTAGGTGCTCTGATGACCATGAGTGATGTTGACAACGCTGACTTTATAGCAAAGCGAGTGATTAACCTATTTGTGAGAGCTGAAACACGACCTCAGCAGTTATTGGATATGATAGATATTGTGAATGAGTATCGCTATGAATCCTAA
- a CDS encoding class I SAM-dependent methyltransferase, protein MNPNELRRYYQERYKQFGNDPASVQHVSKASQDARFRIIQQYMDKEASILDLGCGLGDMLKYIRMNGHTGCYLGCDFVPEFIESALSTLNWDKKSQFRVFDIEADTLPGGYDFIVMSGIFNNRLENNEAFLYNTLKKTFASANKGVIFNLLSTYVEFEDPELFYISPLDVFDFCKRQLTPYVTLKHNYVTKPGGFPYEYTMVLHKDGEGA, encoded by the coding sequence ATGAATCCTAATGAGTTAAGGCGTTACTATCAGGAACGCTACAAGCAGTTTGGCAACGATCCGGCATCAGTTCAGCATGTTTCTAAGGCATCACAAGACGCTAGGTTTAGGATTATTCAGCAATATATGGATAAGGAAGCGAGTATATTGGACCTTGGATGTGGTCTAGGTGATATGCTCAAGTACATCCGTATGAACGGACATACAGGTTGTTATTTGGGGTGTGACTTTGTACCTGAGTTTATTGAGAGTGCGCTAAGCACATTGAACTGGGATAAAAAATCTCAGTTCAGAGTATTCGATATTGAAGCCGATACACTACCCGGGGGATATGACTTTATTGTGATGAGTGGCATATTTAACAACCGCTTAGAGAATAACGAGGCTTTTCTGTATAACACGTTGAAAAAAACGTTTGCCAGTGCCAATAAAGGCGTCATTTTTAACTTACTATCAACTTATGTCGAGTTTGAAGATCCAGAGCTGTTTTACATCAGCCCGCTTGATGTTTTTGATTTTTGCAAACGTCAACTCACTCCATACGTTACGCTGAAGCATAACTATGTTACAAAGCCGGGTGGGTTTCCTTACGAATATACTATGGTACTACACAAAGATGGAGAGGGCGCATGA
- a CDS encoding WbqC family protein, producing the protein MILAVMQPTYIPWMGYFDLIRSSDKFVFLDDVKLEKSSWHVRNRIRGAHGEIMLSQVVATPEGRMSSRINTTEFKPGNPWRRKHLKAIAMSYAKTPYYKAYYSELEHYILNGSHNLAEFNIGLIKLLMNLLKIDTPTIRMSELGDIPGAKDVRLRNLCLHLGANVYLSPAGARDYIEQEIPGGEIAKAGVEVRYQHFEHPVYQQAYQPFISHLGVIDALFNLGQENTLAALKEGGK; encoded by the coding sequence ATGATACTGGCCGTAATGCAACCTACTTATATTCCTTGGATGGGGTATTTTGATTTGATTCGCAGCTCAGATAAGTTTGTGTTTCTGGATGACGTTAAGCTCGAAAAAAGTAGCTGGCACGTTAGGAATAGAATCAGAGGCGCACACGGTGAGATAATGCTTAGCCAGGTGGTTGCGACTCCAGAAGGCCGAATGTCGAGCAGGATTAATACGACAGAGTTCAAACCCGGGAACCCGTGGCGACGTAAACATCTAAAAGCAATTGCAATGAGCTATGCGAAAACCCCTTATTATAAAGCGTATTACTCTGAGCTGGAACATTACATACTAAATGGCAGTCATAACCTGGCGGAGTTCAATATAGGTCTGATTAAGTTGCTGATGAATCTCCTTAAAATAGATACACCCACAATTAGGATGTCTGAACTTGGCGATATCCCAGGTGCAAAAGACGTTAGATTACGCAATTTGTGTTTGCACTTGGGTGCAAATGTTTACCTGTCCCCTGCTGGTGCGCGGGACTACATCGAGCAAGAAATTCCAGGAGGGGAGATTGCGAAGGCTGGCGTAGAAGTTCGTTATCAGCACTTTGAGCACCCAGTGTATCAGCAGGCATATCAGCCATTCATTTCCCATTTGGGGGTAATTGATGCGCTGTTTAACTTGGGGCAGGAAAATACGTTGGCAGCTCTGAAAGAAGGTGGCAAGTAA
- a CDS encoding aldo/keto reductase encodes MKLALGTVQLGLNYGVSNISGQPSFEEAEAILALAQKSGIHCLDTAIAYGESHSVLGRLKHLTNHAQIVTKLPPFAGEQFDQQAIQVYLDYIEQSFVDLKQARLYGMLFHQASDLLKQGANQLCDALLEQKSQGNILKTGISLYGHDPISDLLLNRYVDLVQIPFNCFDTHFKHPSFVQQCKDNQIEVHARSCFLQGLLLMKPDAIPNYFSPWKKQILTFAQLAQAFKVPPSALAMAYVLREPHIDKLVVGVNSHHELEQLIAHYEIAQSLDTQNLPDLSIEDANLTNPANWQC; translated from the coding sequence ATGAAACTTGCTTTGGGGACCGTGCAGTTAGGTCTGAATTATGGGGTCAGCAATATTTCAGGGCAACCTAGCTTTGAGGAGGCCGAGGCAATACTTGCACTGGCACAAAAAAGCGGGATCCATTGCCTCGATACAGCCATTGCATATGGCGAGAGCCATTCCGTTCTTGGCCGCTTGAAACATCTGACAAATCACGCGCAGATTGTCACTAAGTTACCACCGTTTGCAGGGGAACAGTTTGACCAGCAAGCTATCCAGGTATATTTAGATTACATCGAACAGTCCTTTGTTGACCTGAAACAAGCTCGATTGTACGGCATGTTGTTTCACCAAGCTTCGGATCTGTTGAAGCAAGGAGCAAACCAACTGTGCGATGCCCTGCTCGAGCAAAAATCTCAGGGCAACATATTAAAAACAGGTATTTCTCTGTATGGTCACGATCCGATTAGTGATTTATTGTTAAACCGGTATGTCGACCTAGTGCAAATACCATTTAATTGTTTTGATACACACTTTAAACATCCCAGTTTTGTTCAACAGTGTAAGGACAATCAAATCGAAGTGCACGCTCGTTCATGTTTTTTGCAAGGGCTGTTGTTGATGAAACCAGATGCCATTCCCAACTACTTTTCGCCCTGGAAAAAGCAGATTTTGACATTCGCTCAATTAGCTCAGGCATTTAAAGTTCCGCCTTCCGCTTTAGCGATGGCGTATGTTTTGAGAGAACCACACATCGACAAGTTAGTGGTTGGTGTGAATTCACATCACGAGCTTGAACAGTTAATTGCTCATTATGAAATTGCGCAGTCTCTCGATACCCAAAACCTGCCAGACCTAAGTATTGAAGATGCAAACCTAACTAACCCTGCCAACTGGCAATGCTAA
- the pseC gene encoding UDP-4-amino-4,6-dideoxy-N-acetyl-beta-L-altrosamine transaminase, whose product MIPYGRQCIDEDDISAVVDVLKSNWLTQGPKVPEFEEKVAGYTGAAWAIACSNATAALHLSCLALGVGAGDFVWTSPVSFVASANCALYCGARVDFVDIEVETGNMSVAALEHKLALAKLHGKLPKVVIPVHLAGQSCDMQRIYKLSQEYGFKIIEDASHAIGGRYQERPIGSGQYSDICVFSFHPVKIVTTGEGGLMTTNCERLAEKIRQLRSHGVVSQENQFTEQSHGPWYYEQQALGFNYRMTDIQAALGITQMDRLDTFVAQRNTLAKRYSEQLPTSKVKHLTQSGECYSSYHLYIVQLEPHLRDKQKAIITELRQLGIVAHLHYIPIHLQPYYQGLGFKRGDFPAAEEYYSRAITLPLHPQLSQTELCLILKELKARL is encoded by the coding sequence ATGATCCCATACGGACGTCAGTGTATAGATGAAGATGATATATCAGCAGTTGTAGATGTACTGAAATCCAACTGGCTGACGCAAGGCCCAAAAGTCCCAGAATTTGAGGAGAAAGTGGCAGGTTACACTGGCGCGGCTTGGGCTATAGCATGTAGTAATGCCACCGCTGCTTTACACTTATCTTGCTTGGCCTTAGGCGTTGGAGCTGGCGACTTTGTCTGGACATCACCGGTCTCGTTCGTAGCCAGCGCAAACTGTGCTTTGTACTGTGGAGCACGGGTCGACTTTGTTGATATTGAAGTTGAAACCGGAAATATGTCTGTCGCTGCATTGGAGCACAAGCTGGCTCTTGCAAAACTGCATGGCAAATTGCCCAAAGTTGTTATTCCTGTTCACCTCGCAGGGCAAAGCTGTGACATGCAACGTATTTATAAGTTAAGTCAGGAATATGGCTTTAAAATCATTGAGGATGCCTCGCATGCAATTGGCGGCCGATACCAAGAACGTCCTATTGGTAGTGGCCAGTATTCTGATATTTGCGTCTTCAGCTTTCACCCGGTAAAAATAGTAACAACCGGAGAAGGGGGCTTGATGACGACAAATTGCGAGCGTTTAGCAGAAAAAATTCGCCAGCTACGAAGCCACGGGGTTGTTAGCCAGGAAAATCAATTTACTGAGCAAAGCCATGGGCCTTGGTATTATGAGCAGCAAGCCCTCGGATTCAATTATCGTATGACCGACATTCAGGCAGCCTTGGGCATAACGCAAATGGACCGGCTTGACACCTTTGTCGCGCAAAGAAATACACTAGCTAAACGGTACAGTGAACAACTACCTACATCAAAAGTAAAACACTTAACACAATCGGGTGAGTGTTATTCCAGCTATCATTTATATATTGTACAGCTTGAACCGCACCTACGGGACAAGCAAAAAGCGATTATCACGGAGCTAAGACAACTCGGTATTGTTGCACACTTACACTATATCCCCATCCATTTACAGCCTTACTATCAAGGTCTGGGATTTAAAAGAGGTGACTTTCCAGCCGCCGAAGAATACTATTCTCGAGCGATCACCTTACCTCTTCACCCTCAACTGTCTCAAACAGAGCTGTGCCTGATCCTTAAAGAGTTAAAAGCACGATTATGA
- the pseB gene encoding UDP-N-acetylglucosamine 4,6-dehydratase (inverting), protein MFDNKTILITGGTGSFGKKYVKTLLDRYKPKKIIVFSRDELKQFEMQQVFNQPCMRYFIGDVRDKSRLRRAMRDVDYVIHAAALKQVPAAEYNPMECIKTNINGAENVIEAALDNDVEKVIALSTDKAANPINLYGATKLASDKLFIAANNIAGGHKTTFSVVRYGNVVCSRGSVVPVFEKYINSGADHLPITHPDMTRFWISLQQGVDFVLTNFARMLGGEIFVPKIPSIRIADLATAMAPNLPHKITGIRPGEKLHEVMCPADLCFDTYEFHDHFVIAPGIKFSSRSNDFTVNALNERGKQVKPGFEYNSRDNDVYLSQEEILAFNASAMQ, encoded by the coding sequence ATGTTTGATAACAAAACAATTCTCATTACCGGTGGAACAGGTTCATTCGGTAAAAAGTATGTGAAGACACTTCTGGATAGATACAAACCCAAAAAAATCATCGTTTTTTCCAGGGATGAATTAAAACAATTTGAGATGCAACAGGTATTCAACCAGCCTTGTATGCGCTACTTTATCGGTGATGTGAGAGATAAGTCCCGGCTGAGACGCGCCATGCGGGATGTAGACTATGTGATCCACGCCGCAGCGCTCAAGCAAGTACCAGCGGCCGAGTACAACCCAATGGAGTGTATAAAAACAAACATCAATGGCGCGGAAAATGTCATTGAAGCCGCACTTGACAATGACGTTGAAAAGGTAATCGCGCTATCTACCGACAAAGCAGCAAACCCTATTAACCTCTATGGGGCTACCAAGTTAGCATCGGATAAACTATTTATCGCGGCCAACAATATAGCGGGCGGGCACAAAACCACTTTCTCCGTTGTCCGTTATGGTAATGTAGTCTGCTCCAGAGGCTCTGTAGTTCCTGTGTTTGAAAAATATATCAACTCTGGGGCCGATCATCTACCGATTACACACCCGGATATGACTCGTTTTTGGATAAGCTTGCAACAAGGTGTCGACTTCGTCCTGACCAATTTTGCTAGAATGCTAGGAGGGGAGATTTTCGTACCTAAAATTCCATCAATTCGAATCGCAGATTTGGCAACGGCTATGGCACCAAATTTGCCGCACAAAATCACAGGGATCAGACCGGGAGAAAAATTACACGAAGTAATGTGCCCTGCCGACCTATGTTTTGATACCTATGAGTTTCATGATCATTTTGTAATCGCACCTGGCATCAAGTTTAGTAGCCGTAGTAACGACTTTACCGTCAATGCGCTAAATGAGCGCGGTAAACAAGTAAAGCCAGGTTTTGAGTACAACTCGCGCGACAATGACGTCTACCTTTCTCAGGAAGAGATTCTCGCTTTCAATGCGAGTGCGATGCAATGA
- a CDS encoding flagellin, giving the protein MQIKSQSNSFFNQVDQTNNKLNQQLASGKKVNSAADDAAALQIINRLTSQQEGYSQSIRNAYDGISYSQTTESALSGVNDAVSRIRELSIQAGNGALTDSDRQALQDEVSQLQSQITDTFENTTFGGQALFDGNQTSFQVGPDANTTQGFTASDGSFANPILSVDISTQAGAQTAIDAADQVSEALNTQRTQLGAFENTLNSTIRGLGTQRDNIAESQSRIQDTDYASAVAEQTANDILSQASIALRGQANQSASSVLGLL; this is encoded by the coding sequence ATGCAAATCAAATCTCAGAGTAATAGTTTTTTTAATCAGGTTGATCAGACCAATAACAAGCTCAATCAACAGCTTGCCAGTGGTAAAAAGGTCAACTCAGCAGCAGACGATGCGGCTGCACTGCAAATTATTAACCGGCTGACATCTCAGCAGGAAGGGTATAGTCAGTCTATCCGCAATGCTTATGACGGCATTTCTTATTCGCAAACAACAGAATCTGCATTGTCTGGAGTCAATGATGCTGTGTCGCGGATCCGCGAATTGTCGATTCAAGCGGGTAATGGTGCACTGACAGATTCAGACAGACAAGCCTTACAGGACGAAGTGTCTCAGCTTCAGTCGCAGATCACCGATACCTTTGAAAACACCACCTTTGGTGGTCAGGCCTTGTTTGATGGCAACCAAACCAGCTTCCAGGTTGGGCCAGATGCCAATACAACACAAGGCTTTACAGCGTCGGACGGTAGCTTTGCCAATCCTATTCTGAGCGTTGATATTTCAACGCAGGCAGGTGCGCAAACGGCCATAGATGCGGCCGATCAGGTATCTGAAGCGCTGAATACGCAAAGAACGCAGCTGGGTGCCTTTGAGAATACCCTAAACAGCACAATACGCGGTCTGGGCACGCAAAGAGACAATATCGCCGAAAGCCAAAGCCGGATCCAGGATACTGACTACGCTAGTGCGGTGGCAGAGCAAACAGCCAATGATATTTTGTCTCAGGCATCAATTGCACTGCGAGGCCAGGCAAATCAGTCCGCTTCGTCGGTGTTGGGCTTACTGTAA
- a CDS encoding sigma-54 dependent transcriptional regulator, which translates to MITILDNNNNRATGLAAALSFVGQPAQVIAEPEFSSDLFSNLQEPVVILGALSQHNHEVLIKSLPAVPFLLIGETLRPLLSLANVIGLITEPFSQEVTMQLLHDCQQYLRMLPGKSTQLNDAKSFDGLVGDTKAVKEVRFLISQVAKTDANVLILGESGTGKEVVARNVHLLSNRNSGPFVPVNCGAIPGELLESELFGHEKGAFTGAISARKGRFELAQGGTLFLDEIGDMPLQMQVKLLRVLQERSYERVGGTKPIQADVRVIAATHRNLEIMIEEGKFREDLFYRLNVFPIENPSLRERADDIPLLLKELLRRVAEQGGSSVKFTDRAIDSLKAHSWPGNIRELANLVERMAIMFPEKVVDVTDLPGKYRYIEVEAYEPEYPEELLEKDVFNELFSDGFSDFEDEEESLEQSSAETGLGLLPDEGIELKEYLADMEISLITQALERYDYVVARAAEILGVRRTTLVEKMKKYNLNRD; encoded by the coding sequence ATGATTACGATCCTCGATAACAATAATAACAGAGCAACCGGACTGGCTGCGGCATTGAGTTTTGTCGGGCAGCCGGCACAGGTGATTGCAGAGCCGGAGTTTTCCTCCGATCTATTCAGCAATCTACAAGAGCCAGTGGTGATCCTGGGTGCTCTGTCACAGCACAATCATGAGGTGTTGATAAAATCATTGCCTGCAGTGCCATTTTTGCTGATTGGGGAGACCCTAAGGCCGCTGCTTTCCCTCGCCAATGTGATTGGTCTGATCACGGAACCTTTTAGTCAGGAAGTGACTATGCAGCTGTTGCACGATTGTCAGCAGTATCTGCGTATGTTGCCGGGCAAGTCGACTCAGCTCAATGATGCTAAGTCGTTTGATGGCCTGGTAGGTGATACCAAAGCCGTTAAAGAAGTGCGCTTTTTAATCTCTCAGGTGGCTAAAACAGACGCCAATGTGTTGATCCTTGGCGAGTCCGGTACAGGTAAAGAGGTGGTCGCGCGCAATGTACACTTGCTGTCTAACCGTAACTCAGGCCCGTTTGTACCGGTTAACTGTGGTGCGATTCCCGGTGAGCTACTGGAAAGCGAGTTGTTTGGTCACGAGAAAGGCGCATTTACCGGCGCAATCTCGGCGCGTAAAGGGCGCTTTGAGTTGGCACAAGGCGGCACGCTGTTTCTCGACGAAATAGGCGATATGCCGTTGCAGATGCAGGTTAAGTTGCTACGTGTTTTGCAAGAGCGCAGTTATGAGCGCGTTGGCGGCACTAAGCCCATTCAGGCAGATGTCAGGGTGATTGCAGCCACACACCGTAATTTGGAAATTATGATCGAAGAGGGTAAGTTCCGTGAGGATTTGTTCTACCGCCTCAATGTATTTCCCATCGAGAACCCCTCGCTGCGTGAACGTGCTGATGATATTCCTCTGTTACTCAAAGAGTTACTGCGCCGTGTTGCAGAGCAGGGCGGCAGTTCAGTCAAATTCACCGACCGTGCAATTGATAGCCTAAAGGCACATAGCTGGCCTGGTAATATTCGTGAGCTGGCAAACCTGGTAGAACGCATGGCGATTATGTTTCCGGAAAAAGTGGTGGATGTCACAGACTTACCGGGTAAGTATCGTTACATAGAAGTCGAAGCCTACGAGCCTGAATATCCGGAAGAACTGCTTGAAAAAGATGTCTTTAACGAACTGTTCAGTGACGGATTTAGCGATTTTGAAGATGAAGAAGAATCACTTGAACAGAGCAGCGCAGAGACTGGTCTTGGGCTACTACCAGATGAAGGGATAGAGCTAAAAGAGTATCTCGCAGACATGGAAATTAGCCTGATCACCCAGGCACTTGAGCGCTATGATTATGTGGTTGCCAGAGCTGCAGAGATTTTGGGTGTACGCCGTACCACGCTGGTCGAAAAAATGAAAAAATACAATCTAAACCGCGACTAG
- a CDS encoding DNA-3-methyladenine glycosylase I, translating into MTTRCHWVDLSKPDYVAYHDEEWGKPVLEDTKLFEFITLESAQAGLSWYTILKKRDNYRAAFHQFDPHKVAAMTEEDVIKLMDNTGIIRNKLKIQATINNAKRFIEIQQEFGSFAYYQWQFVNFEPIVSTIHSPQDYQATTEISTQFAKDLKKRGFKFLGPTTVYAHMQACGMVNDHHDDCFCKAPILEMYQQLDIKAQLSTQK; encoded by the coding sequence ATGACCACACGCTGTCACTGGGTCGATTTAAGTAAGCCTGATTACGTCGCCTATCACGATGAGGAATGGGGAAAACCCGTACTGGAAGACACTAAGTTATTCGAATTTATTACGCTGGAATCGGCACAGGCAGGCCTGAGCTGGTACACCATTTTGAAAAAGCGCGACAACTACCGGGCGGCGTTTCATCAATTTGACCCACATAAGGTCGCAGCGATGACAGAAGAGGATGTCATTAAATTGATGGATAACACTGGGATCATCCGTAACAAGCTAAAAATTCAGGCCACAATCAATAACGCCAAGCGGTTTATTGAGATACAACAAGAATTTGGTAGTTTTGCTTACTACCAGTGGCAGTTTGTTAACTTTGAGCCAATCGTGAGCACTATCCATAGCCCGCAGGATTATCAGGCCACTACAGAGATCAGCACCCAGTTCGCAAAAGATCTGAAAAAACGAGGTTTTAAATTCCTGGGACCCACCACAGTCTACGCCCACATGCAGGCCTGTGGCATGGTCAATGATCATCACGACGACTGTTTTTGTAAAGCGCCGATTTTAGAGATGTATCAGCAGCTGGATATTAAAGCGCAACTGAGTACTCAGAAATAA